The Lentimicrobium sp. L6 genome includes the window GCCACCTGTCCGTCAGCAAAGGTACCTCCAGGTAAAATCCAATCATACTCTAAAGCGAGTGTTGAAGGAATAGCTACACCATTGAAATCGCCTTCTTCACCAAGACAGAATTCATTATTAGAAATATCTACGCCGAAATCAGGGAATACAATTATATTATCATGATGAAAGGTATGCGAGCAGCCTTGACCATCTGTTACAGTTAGGTTTATTTGATAAGTACCATTGTCTGGATAGATGTAATCAGGCTCTACTTCATCAGAAGTATCACCATTGTCAAACTCCCAAAGGTAACTAACTATAGGGTTGTCAATAGACGAACCATAAGAGATGTTGGTTAATTCCACCACATTGGAAAGACAAGGGTTCACATAAGTGAAATCGGCTGTTGGTGCAGGGAGAATTGTGATTTGTGAAGTATAGGAGTCGGAGCATCCATGATCTGTGATCACCTCATGGGTGATGTCATAATCCCCTTCTATTCCAAAAGTATATAAAAGTTCAGAACCATTATAAGTGTTTCCTTCTACATCCCAGTTATAATCTGTAATTGAGCTAACAGGAGTGGTGGAATTACTTGTAAATACACTTTCTACTCCTAAGCAATTGTTTCCAGAAAGAAAGCTAGCACTAGGTTTGTCATAGATTTCAATGGTTTGACTGATTGAGCTTTGACAATTATTGTTCGTGGTGACAGTTAGGTTTACCTCAAAAGTTCCATAGCTTAAAAACCGATGGTTAGGGTTTTTTGTTAATGAACCGGTTCCATCTCCGAAGTCCCAATTCCAATTAGTAATTATACCATTTGATGATTGATCAGTAAAGAATACAGGTATTTGCTCACATTCATCATATAAATTAAAGCTTGCACTAGGACTTTCAAATACAGTAATCAAAATACTAATGGCATCTGAGTCGCCACAATTTTCAGATTCACTTCTAACAAAATACTCTGTTGTATTAGTGGGAGCGGTTATGCTAAGGGTTTCAGAAGAGCCTATGGAAACTCCATTGGTGTGGTGTTTATACCATTTATAAGATTCTCCACCCGTACCTGTACAAGATAGGGTTATCGTGCCTGGGTTGTCAGCAATACAATATGAAGTGATACTTGCTGATATACCAGTGGGAGCTGCTGGTGAAGGATAGACATTGATATCGCTTTCCTCACTAGCCAAACAACCCGAGATAGGGCTTGTGAATTCATAAGTAATATTATAAGTTCCTACACCACCAGCATCAATGGGATCGAATTCTCCCGTTGTGGAATTTACACCAGAACCAGAATAGGTGCCACCTGTTGGTGTGCCTTGAGAGAGGGTTATGATTCCTTGACTTTCACAAACATCTGGGATGGCTGATAATAAAACTTCTGGACCATCTAAAACTTCTATGCTTGAACTGGTTTGGCCTTCACATCCTGTAAGAATATCAGTATAGGTATAGGTGATTTCGTGTAATCCAATTGTTTGATTTGGATCAAAAGTAGAAGTAGTAGAGTTTACCCCAAGTCCAGAATAGATTCCTCCATTAGGGCTTCCGCCACTTAAAGTTAATGGTTCTGCATTTTGACATATTTCTGTAGGGCTTACAGAGAAACTAATGTCAGGAAAATCATGATGAGTCACCCAATCGCTTGTGCTTGCGTTACAATTATTGGCATCAGTATAGTTATAAGTGATTTCAACAGATTCGCCTACAGGAATCAGATCGGGATCTATAATACCAGTGGGATTAGTAATACCGGTACCACTAAAAGTTCCTCCAGTATGACTTGGCAGGGAACTAATATCAGTGCTGAGGTCACCAGTGCAAAAATCAGGAAGTTCCATTGTGACAATGGTTTCTGGAGCAATTTCCAGATCAATAGATCTGGTAGTAGAACATCCAGCAAGACTGGTCACATCCACTGATATTTCTTGATTTGTAGAATATGGAAATGAGGTTTCTCCGCTTGCACCATTACTCCAGGTTGCACTTTCAAATTCCCAAGGGCTCACATTAAACTCCATGCTTTCACCGGCACATAGTTGATATGGATCTTGAGATACATTATTAATATCCCTAATGGAGAAAGTGGGATTGGGATATATGGTTACATTTTGTCTATTTATAAAGCTAAATCCACCAACTAGGGTAACTTCCACACTTACATTATAGGTTCTGGCTATGGAAAACTGATGTGAAGCTCCATAGGGTTCATCACTTATGATTTGAATATTATCGGGAGAGAAGATATCATTAAAATCCCACGTCACAAAGTCAATTTCTTGACCATCTTCCAGTTCCACTTCTAAAGTAAACTCTGTATTGTCTTCAAAACAAGTGGGTTCAAATGAAAAGCTTGGGATGATAAAAAAGCTTTGGATAAAGGTGGGGAGGCCATAACGGACTGATCTTGGAGATAAATCTACAACAGTTTCTGGAAATGTAATTGTTGAGCCTTCTGCATTTGGGTTTGTTATACCTGGTAAATCCGTTTTTCCTCCACCTAAACCACCAGTTGCCATATATATGGTTCCATGAGGTGAAATTTGAAGTGCACCGTATAGTTCGTATTGGCTATTGTTTGAACTTATAACCGTCTGGGCATTTCCATTAGAGAAGTCAATTTGAACAAGTTTTTTATAAATAAGAGAAGAAGCATACATTTTAGTCCCATCAGGAGAAAACTCAACTCCATATGGATCCGTTATTCCAGAACCTACTGTTCTATAGTTGGAGATTAAGCCAGTTTCATCATTAAAATCGAATAATTCAATATTGCCATTTGGATTTTCCCCTACAGCACATGCTATAAATGTTCCATCAGGAGATGCCTTTAAATAACCACGTGCTTGAGCATTATCTCCACCTTGACTACCATGAGTTCTTCCCAAATCAAATGTTTGTGGTATTGGATCTAGTCCATTTTCATCAATTTTAAAAACATAAAAAGTACTGGCGTCACTTCCTTCCCAACCATGTGTAATGACCCAAAAGGCAGGTTCGTTTCCATGTTTAACTGCTGTAACCTTTTCAGGGACTAGCTCAGATCCTAAGAGACGAGTGTTCTTTTCAACAATATCTCCAAGCCCACCATTTGCACTCATATCAACTATTGAATAGTTAAAGCCTTTTGCTAATCCATTATTACGTGAATCAGTAGTGAAAATATAATATAAATCTGAGTTTCCAGGATGAGGTACGGGTACTGATGATTGTGTTGAGGATGCATCTCCTTTTAAGCCAAAGCCATTTGGCATTTGAACATTATTTCTGTTCCAAACTTGGGTGCCATCAGTATAAAATAGTAACTCTCCATTTTGATTGGAAATTGAAGCACAGCCTTCTAAAGTACTCATTTGACTCCCCGATACTGTTGTAGGAGGATCTGTAGCAAAATTTAATGCAGCATTATCCCCAAAATACCAATTATTACCCTCCCCTTGGGCAAATGTAAATGGAGTGAAAAGAGATAAGGTGGTAATGATTATGATAGTGTAAAGATTCTTCATTCCTTAATTGATTAATTCGTTTTTTGGTTGTTTGTGTTATCATCTATTTGGTATAAATCCTAGCCCATGAGCCCCCTGAGATTTACGCCATCCTTAATGAATCATATTTATACTCTAAATACTGAGAAATGTTCAATATTTATTCAGAAAGACAGCAGCTGAGAAATATAGTTGCTTGTCAATTAGAATGTTAATTCAATCGGCCAAATTAATAAAAAAACATATGTGTAATAAGATTAGTTTTTATTTGTGATTTTGGAAGACATCCAAGCTTTTTTTGTGCTAAAAACTCCGTATTTAAATATGGGGATCAATAAATATGCAAGTTTTTATTCTGTAGTCGTTTATAGATTATGAAGCATATAAATTAGGGGATTTAGCAGCTGATTTATTATCGTGTTTTTTTAGCAAGACCTGTAATCATAGAATCGGAAAGTTTTAGCTGAGGCTTGCATAAAACTCTAAAAATATCGTTTATACTTTGAAGGCAAGTCTATTTTTGTAATTTTGCTTTCTTATTATTAATTAGCGTAATCAAAAAAAAGGCCCATG containing:
- a CDS encoding PKD domain-containing protein — translated: MKNLYTIIIITTLSLFTPFTFAQGEGNNWYFGDNAALNFATDPPTTVSGSQMSTLEGCASISNQNGELLFYTDGTQVWNRNNVQMPNGFGLKGDASSTQSSVPVPHPGNSDLYYIFTTDSRNNGLAKGFNYSIVDMSANGGLGDIVEKNTRLLGSELVPEKVTAVKHGNEPAFWVITHGWEGSDASTFYVFKIDENGLDPIPQTFDLGRTHGSQGGDNAQARGYLKASPDGTFIACAVGENPNGNIELFDFNDETGLISNYRTVGSGITDPYGVEFSPDGTKMYASSLIYKKLVQIDFSNGNAQTVISSNNSQYELYGALQISPHGTIYMATGGLGGGKTDLPGITNPNAEGSTITFPETVVDLSPRSVRYGLPTFIQSFFIIPSFSFEPTCFEDNTEFTLEVELEDGQEIDFVTWDFNDIFSPDNIQIISDEPYGASHQFSIARTYNVSVEVTLVGGFSFINRQNVTIYPNPTFSIRDINNVSQDPYQLCAGESMEFNVSPWEFESATWSNGASGETSFPYSTNQEISVDVTSLAGCSTTRSIDLEIAPETIVTMELPDFCTGDLSTDISSLPSHTGGTFSGTGITNPTGIIDPDLIPVGESVEITYNYTDANNCNASTSDWVTHHDFPDISFSVSPTEICQNAEPLTLSGGSPNGGIYSGLGVNSTTSTFDPNQTIGLHEITYTYTDILTGCEGQTSSSIEVLDGPEVLLSAIPDVCESQGIITLSQGTPTGGTYSGSGVNSTTGEFDPIDAGGVGTYNITYEFTSPISGCLASEESDINVYPSPAAPTGISASITSYCIADNPGTITLSCTGTGGESYKWYKHHTNGVSIGSSETLSITAPTNTTEYFVRSESENCGDSDAISILITVFESPSASFNLYDECEQIPVFFTDQSSNGIITNWNWDFGDGTGSLTKNPNHRFLSYGTFEVNLTVTTNNNCQSSISQTIEIYDKPSASFLSGNNCLGVESVFTSNSTTPVSSITDYNWDVEGNTYNGSELLYTFGIEGDYDITHEVITDHGCSDSYTSQITILPAPTADFTYVNPCLSNVVELTNISYGSSIDNPIVSYLWEFDNGDTSDEVEPDYIYPDNGTYQINLTVTDGQGCSHTFHHDNIIVFPDFGVDISNNEFCLGEEGDFNGVAIPSTLALEYDWILPGGTFADGQVA